In Erpetoichthys calabaricus chromosome 4, fErpCal1.3, whole genome shotgun sequence, one genomic interval encodes:
- the LOC114651055 gene encoding olfactory receptor 51E1-like, giving the protein MSAVNSTKEFILTGLSGIERYQAWISIPFCAIYVLAVVANVLIIYIVKVNHSLHNPMYVLLAALSLVDLAMSSLTIQILKIFWFNQRAIAFEACLFQMFCVYFLSSLESSILAIMAYDRYVAIYYPLRYMSILSYRFLAKLILSHFFRDLILIGLLAILASRLPFCSSNIIPHCYCDHIGVVKLACTDISINNYLGLLATTLCQV; this is encoded by the exons ATGTCTGCTGTCAACTCAACAAAAGAATTTATTCTGACGGGATTATCAGGAATTGAGAGATACCAGGCATGGATTTCTATTCCATTTTGTGCCATATATGTTTTAGCTGTTGTAGCTAATGTCCTGATCATCTATATTGTGAAGGTTAATCACAGTCTGCATAATCCTATGTATGTTTTACTTGCAGCTCTGTCACTTGTGGATCTTGCTATGAGCAGCTTAACCATAcaaattttaaagatattttggtTTAATCAGAGAGCTATTGCTTTTGAAGCCTGCTTGTTTCAGATGTTCtgtgtttactttttatcatCACTAGAATCTTCAATACTTGCTATTATGGCTTATGACAGATATGTTGCTATTTACTATCCCTTGCGATATATGTCAATTTTATCATACAGATTTTTAGCTAAACTAATTCTATCTCATTTTTTCAGAGATCTTATCTTAATAGGCTTGCTGGCAATCTTAGCCTCCAGATTGCCTTTCTGTTCATCTAATATCATACCACATTGTTATTGTGATCATATTGGTGTTGTAAAATTAGCATGTACTGATATATCTATCAATAATTATTTAGGCCTTTTAGCTACGACCT TATGCCAAGTTTag
- the LOC114651056 gene encoding olfactory receptor 52E4-like: MSAVNTTKEFILTGLSGIESYQAWISIPFCAMYVLAVVGNVLIIYIVKVNHSLHNPMYVLLAALSLVDLAMSSLTIQILKIFWFNQRAIAFEACLFQMFCVHFLSSLESSILAIMAYDRYVAIYNPLRYLSILSYRLLAQVFISLFLRDLILIGLLPILASRLPFCSSNIIPHCYCDHIGVVKLACTDISINNSLGLLAMACICGLDVTFIIFSYILILISVLKVGSREAFLKAINTCSAHLFVILYFYTTYLFSVLVYRTGQKVLPEIHIIFAVLYLLVPPVLNPLVYAIRTKEIRRAFLKMVLTRNNNTNIKSARC, translated from the coding sequence ATGTCTGCTGTCAACACAACAAAAGAATTTATTCTGACTGGATTATCAGGAATTGAGAGCTACCAGGCATGGATTTCTATTCCATTTTGTGCCATGTATGTTTTAGCTGTTGTAGGTAATGTCCTGATCATCTATATTGTGAAGGTTAATCACAGTCTGCATAATCCTATGTATGTTTTACTTGCAGCTCTGTCACTTGTGGATCTTGCTATGAGCAGCTTAACCATAcaaattttaaagatattttggtTTAATCAGAGAGCTATTGCTTTTGAAGCCTGCTTGTTTCAGATGTTCTGTGTTCACTTTTTATCATCACTAGAATCTTCAATACTTGCTATTATGGCTTATGACAGATATGTTGCTATTTACAATCCATTACGATATTTGTCAATACTATCATACAGATTGTTAGCTCAAGTGTTTATATCTCTTTTTCTGAGAGATCTTATCTTAATAGGTTTGCTGCCAATCTTAGCCTCCAGATTGCCTTTCTGTTCATCTAATATCATACCACATTGTTATTGTGATCATATTGGTGTTGTAAAATTAGCATGTACTGATATATCTATCAATAATTCTTTAGGCCTTTTAGCTATGGCCTGTATATGTGGATTGGATGTTACATTCATTATATTTAGTTATATATTGATTCTGATATCTGTCCTAAAGGTTGGCTCAAGGGAGGCATTTCTCAAAGCAATAAACACATGTAGTGCTcatttgtttgtaattttgtaCTTTTATACCACGTACCTATTTAGTGTTTTAGTTTATCGAACAGGCCAGAAAGTTCTCCCTGAAATTCATattatatttgctgttttatatCTTCTTGTGCCACCAGTCTTGAATCCTCTTGTTTATGCCATAAGAACCAAGGAAATCCGtcgtgcatttttaaaaatggttttaacTAGAAACAATAACACCAACATAAAGTCAGCAaggtgttaa